The genome window TTTGCCTACAAGCCGGAGACCGGCGAAGAGGTCTATCACTCCTTCCTCGGCGTGCCGATCCTGCGCGCCGGTCGCACGCTCGGCGTCCTCGTTGTGCAGAACCGGGCGCAGCGCGCCTACACCGATGAGGAGATCGAGGCGCTTCAGACGACGGCGATGGTCATTGCCGAAATGGCGGCGACCGGTGTCTTCACCGGGGTCTCGCCGGTCGGCCAGCAGCTCGACCTGCGCCGGTCGATGCAGGTCGAGGGGCTGCCGCTCTCGGATGGCATCGGCCTTGGTCATGTGGTGCTGCACGAGCCGCGGGTGGTGGTCACCAATCTGATCGCCGAGGACATGGACCGCGAACTGGAGCGGCTGCAGTCGGCGGTCGACCGGTTGCGGCTGTCGATCGACGACATGCTCGACCGCGGCGATCTCGGCCAGCATGGCGAGCACCGCGACGTGCTCGAGGCCTACCGGATGTTCGCCTACGACCGCGGCTGGGTCAGGCGCATGGAAGAGGCGGTGCGCAACGGTCTGACCGCCGAGGCGGCGGTCGAAAAGGTGCAGAACGATACCCGTGCCCGCATGCTACGCCAGACCGATCCGTATTTGCGCGAGCGGCTGCACGATCTCGACGATCTCGCCAACCGGCTGCTGCGCTCGCTTGTCGGCACGCCGCTCGACGATGTCGATCTGGAGGCCGTTCCGAAGGACGCGCTGATCATCGCGCGAAACATGGGCGCGGCGGAACTGCTCGACTACGACAGGGCGCGTGTGCGCGGTCTGGTGCTGGAAGAAGGCGGGCCGATGAGCCACGTCACCATCGTGGCCCGGGCGCTTGGTATTCCAACCGTCGGACAGGTGCTCGGCATCACGTCGCTGTGCGAGGCGGGTGACGCGATCATCCTCGACGGCGTGTCGGGGCATGTGCACCTGCGGCCGCCGCCGGATGTCGAACGCGCCTATGGTGAAAAGGTCAAGTTTCGCGCGCGCCGGCAGGCTCAGTACAAGCGGCTGCGCGGTCGCCCGTCGATCACCCGCGACGGACAGGCGATCCCGTTGATGCTCAATGCCGGTCTGCTGGTCGACCTGCCGCATATCGACGAGTCGGGTGCCGACGGCATCGGGCTGTTCCGCACCGAACTGCCGTTCATGATCTCGACGACGTTTCCGCGCATGCGCGAGCAGATGAACCTGTATCGCCAGGTTCTCGATGCCGCGGGTCCGCGACCGGTGACCTTCCGTTCGCTCGATATCGGCGGCGACAAGGTGCTGCCCTATCTGCGCTCGATCCAGGAGGAAAACCCGGCAATGGGCTGGCGGGCGATCCGCCTTGGGCTCGACCGGCCGGGGCTGATGCGCACGCAGATCCGCTCGATGCTGCGCGCGGCGGCCGGGCGCGAACTCAATCTCATGTTCCCGATGGTGACCGAGGTCAACGAATTCCGCCGGGCGCGCGAAATCGTCGAGCGTGAGAAACAGCACCTGATCGGCCACGAGCACGAAACGCCGGTCGTGGTGCGTCTCGGCGTGATGATCGAGGTGCCGGCGCTGCTGTTCGAGCTCGACGAGCTGTTCTCGGAGGTCGACTTCGCCTCGATCGGTTCGAACGATCTGTTCCACTTCGTCACCGCGTCAGACCGCAGTAATCCGCAGGTGGCCGACCGGTTCGATCCGCTGTCGCTGTCGTTCCTGCGCGCCCTGCGCAAGATCATCGTCTGTGCCGCAAGAGCCGATGTGCCGGTATCGCTATGCGGCGAGATCGGCGGACGCACACTGGAAGCAATGGCGTTGATCGGTATCGGCTTCCGCAATCTCTCAATGGCGCCGGCCTCGATCGGGCCGGTGAAGGCGATGCTGCGCAAGCTCGATGCGGGCGACTTCGAAGGCGAGTTGCTGACGAGGCTTGAAGATTCGCACGCGCGCGGCGATATCCGTTCCTTCATCAAGCATTATGCTGACTCGCACGGGATCCCGCTGTAGCTGCCGCAATCAGCCGTTTTGCTGCAGCCAGTTCCAATCCCCGTTCAGCCGACAGGTTCCTTCATGATCGCACAAGAAAAACTCGACAGCCTGA of Hyphomicrobiales bacterium contains these proteins:
- the ptsP gene encoding phosphoenolpyruvate--protein phosphotransferase, with protein sequence MRGSLAGPRLLLRRLREVMAEPISPQERLDKIVVLIAANMVAEVCSVYFLRADGVLELFATEGLNRAAVHQTSLRVGEGLVGLIAAEAKTLSLSDAQTHPAFAYKPETGEEVYHSFLGVPILRAGRTLGVLVVQNRAQRAYTDEEIEALQTTAMVIAEMAATGVFTGVSPVGQQLDLRRSMQVEGLPLSDGIGLGHVVLHEPRVVVTNLIAEDMDRELERLQSAVDRLRLSIDDMLDRGDLGQHGEHRDVLEAYRMFAYDRGWVRRMEEAVRNGLTAEAAVEKVQNDTRARMLRQTDPYLRERLHDLDDLANRLLRSLVGTPLDDVDLEAVPKDALIIARNMGAAELLDYDRARVRGLVLEEGGPMSHVTIVARALGIPTVGQVLGITSLCEAGDAIILDGVSGHVHLRPPPDVERAYGEKVKFRARRQAQYKRLRGRPSITRDGQAIPLMLNAGLLVDLPHIDESGADGIGLFRTELPFMISTTFPRMREQMNLYRQVLDAAGPRPVTFRSLDIGGDKVLPYLRSIQEENPAMGWRAIRLGLDRPGLMRTQIRSMLRAAAGRELNLMFPMVTEVNEFRRAREIVEREKQHLIGHEHETPVVVRLGVMIEVPALLFELDELFSEVDFASIGSNDLFHFVTASDRSNPQVADRFDPLSLSFLRALRKIIVCAARADVPVSLCGEIGGRTLEAMALIGIGFRNLSMAPASIGPVKAMLRKLDAGDFEGELLTRLEDSHARGDIRSFIKHYADSHGIPL